A stretch of the Tissierellales bacterium genome encodes the following:
- the ruvB gene encoding Holliday junction branch migration DNA helicase RuvB, which yields MQELEKRVVSSQLKGEDKAIEYSLRPQYLKEYIGQKKTKEKLEIFIEAAKQRNESLDHVLLYGPPGLGKTTLASIISNEMESNIKITSGPAIEKAGDLAAILTSLEENDVLFIDEIHRLNRHIEEVLYPAMEDYKIDIVIGKGPSARSIRLDLNKFTLIGATTRLGLLTSPLRDRFGVICKLDYYDVNDLEKIVERSCDILDVTINTKGCYEIARRSRGTPRITNRMLKRVRDYAQVRYEGHIDDLVAKEALDLLEIDPIGLDHIDKKLIKTIIHKFGGGPVGLDTLSASIGEERNTVEDVYEPYLLQIGFLNRTPRGRMVTKDCLKHFGMDLEDLR from the coding sequence ATGCAAGAATTAGAAAAAAGAGTTGTATCGAGCCAGCTAAAAGGTGAAGATAAAGCTATAGAGTATTCGTTGAGACCTCAATATTTAAAAGAATATATTGGTCAAAAAAAGACTAAGGAAAAATTAGAGATTTTTATAGAAGCTGCCAAACAAAGAAATGAATCGCTAGACCATGTGTTATTATACGGGCCTCCTGGGCTTGGTAAAACTACATTGGCCAGTATTATTTCTAATGAAATGGAGTCCAATATAAAAATTACTTCTGGTCCTGCTATAGAAAAAGCAGGAGATTTAGCGGCTATACTTACTTCGCTTGAAGAAAATGATGTGTTGTTTATTGATGAAATACATCGATTAAATAGACATATAGAAGAAGTGTTATATCCAGCTATGGAAGATTATAAAATAGATATAGTTATAGGAAAGGGACCTAGTGCTAGATCTATAAGACTTGATTTGAATAAATTTACACTGATAGGTGCAACTACTAGGCTTGGACTTCTGACATCACCTCTTCGAGATAGATTTGGAGTTATATGTAAGTTGGATTACTATGATGTGAACGATTTAGAAAAAATAGTTGAGCGATCATGTGATATATTGGATGTTACTATAAATACAAAGGGATGCTATGAAATAGCAAGAAGATCAAGAGGAACACCTAGAATTACTAATAGGATGCTAAAAAGGGTTAGAGATTATGCTCAGGTTAGATATGAGGGGCATATCGACGATTTGGTTGCAAAAGAAGCACTCGATTTATTGGAAATAGATCCTATAGGGCTTGATCACATAGACAAAAAACTTATAAAGACTATAATTCATAAATTTGGCGGAGGACCAGTTGGACTAGATACACTTTCAGCATCTATTGGAGAAGAGAGAAATACTGTGGAAGATGTTTACGAACCTTATCTTTTACAAATAGGTTTTTTAAATAGGACACCTAGAGGACGAATGGTAACAAAAGATTGTTTGAAACATTTCGGAATGGATTTAGAGGATTTGAGATGA
- the ruvA gene encoding Holliday junction branch migration protein RuvA, with amino-acid sequence MIRYIKGRVEYMNSQFVILDNQGLGYRVYTSSNTLGKLNLNTETMLHTHQHVREDQLTLFGFESLEELELFELLIGISKIGPKVGLSVLSSMRPKEVRAAVLSNDKKTFSKVPGIGAKTAERMILELKDKLKDFDLWEYEEAIEIESDQKILKEAVEALEALGYSSLEAEGVCKKISADTVESMIKKALKELI; translated from the coding sequence ATGATTCGATATATAAAAGGAAGAGTGGAGTACATGAATAGCCAATTTGTTATACTTGACAATCAAGGATTGGGCTATAGAGTGTATACCTCGTCAAATACATTAGGAAAATTAAATTTGAATACAGAGACGATGTTACATACACATCAACATGTTAGAGAAGATCAACTTACATTGTTTGGATTTGAAAGTTTAGAAGAACTTGAACTTTTTGAATTGTTGATTGGCATATCTAAAATAGGTCCAAAAGTAGGTTTGTCGGTATTATCTTCGATGAGACCAAAAGAAGTTAGAGCAGCAGTATTATCTAATGACAAAAAAACATTTTCTAAAGTCCCAGGAATTGGAGCAAAGACTGCTGAGCGAATGATATTAGAACTGAAAGATAAGCTTAAGGATTTTGACTTATGGGAGTATGAAGAGGCTATAGAAATTGAGAGCGATCAAAAAATACTTAAAGAAGCAGTTGAAGCTCTAGAAGCATTAGGATATTCAAGTTTAGAAGCAGAGGGTGTATGCAAAAAAATATCAGCAGATACAGTAGAATCAATGATAAAAAAGGCGCTTAAGGAATTAATTTAA
- a CDS encoding SpoIID/LytB domain-containing protein, with protein MMKINFYNKTLKIILYVSILLSVLSAQAYAQKIRVRLADLDGQGFVDTAKTRVDDGTKLTKVKDRRYRGRIEKIERNGQIYWINILDLTDYLYGVVPGEMPSSWPEDALKAQAICARTFARKQMSEREDDFYDVMDKTSSQIYLGYDGETTSTKKAVDETDSLYLKYNGDYISAVYHSNSGGHTADSESIWSSKVDYLRGVDDPYSLDSPKASWTFDMDKDKLAEILDKNLYGVGRIKSIEPQNISDDGRVQNLRIVGDAGIQNLSKEKIRQVLGYNQIKSTWYSVHSEEPIYVLDLKKGKTVEADIQDMYSINSDEKVEKTEDAVYILSADEQRRVESLGENVTFKGKGYGHGVGLSQWGAKNMANLGFDFEEILKFYYWNVDLISEE; from the coding sequence ATGATGAAGATTAATTTTTATAACAAAACATTAAAAATAATTTTGTATGTTAGCATTTTATTGAGTGTGTTATCAGCCCAAGCGTATGCGCAAAAAATTCGAGTTAGACTTGCGGATTTAGATGGTCAGGGCTTTGTCGATACTGCAAAGACAAGGGTAGATGATGGTACTAAATTGACAAAGGTAAAGGATAGAAGATACCGTGGGAGAATAGAAAAAATAGAAAGAAATGGTCAGATTTATTGGATAAATATTTTGGATTTAACCGATTATTTGTATGGCGTAGTGCCAGGAGAGATGCCATCTAGTTGGCCAGAAGATGCACTTAAAGCACAGGCAATTTGTGCTAGGACATTTGCTAGGAAGCAAATGTCTGAAAGAGAAGATGATTTTTATGATGTGATGGACAAAACGAGTAGTCAAATTTATCTTGGATATGATGGTGAAACTACATCTACGAAAAAAGCAGTTGACGAAACAGATAGTTTATATTTAAAATATAACGGTGACTATATAAGTGCGGTTTATCATTCGAATAGCGGAGGACATACAGCTGATAGTGAGTCTATATGGAGTTCTAAAGTTGACTACCTTCGTGGAGTTGATGATCCATATTCGCTAGATTCACCGAAGGCGAGTTGGACATTTGATATGGATAAAGATAAACTTGCAGAGATATTGGATAAAAATTTGTATGGGGTGGGACGGATCAAGAGCATAGAACCTCAAAATATATCAGATGATGGACGTGTTCAAAATCTTAGAATTGTTGGGGATGCGGGGATCCAAAATCTCAGTAAAGAGAAGATTCGTCAAGTACTAGGATACAACCAAATCAAAAGTACTTGGTATAGTGTGCATAGTGAAGAGCCAATCTATGTTTTAGATTTAAAAAAAGGAAAAACCGTTGAAGCTGATATTCAGGATATGTATAGCATAAATTCAGATGAAAAAGTAGAAAAAACTGAAGATGCAGTTTATATTTTGAGTGCAGATGAGCAGAGACGTGTAGAGTCATTAGGTGAAAACGTTACATTTAAAGGCAAAGGCTATGGACATGGTGTGGGATTGAGT